The genomic stretch CTCCACCATCAAACTCTTTCGAAAACATGGTATTCCCGCTGTCACGTGCTCGCGCTGGGGCTATGCGTTCACTTAAAACTGGACTTGCCATAATCATGGGATCAAGACGCGTCTTTGAAAGCTTTTTGGCTGTCTCAACGGTCGGCATGACATAAAGGGCAGGTCCTGGACTATAATGAATAGCATAACCGCAGAAATTCAATCCTGCCTCTGACATGCCAACCTGCGCTCCTTTCATGACAATGGTTGTTTCAATCGGCACGTAAGAGGAAAGATTATCCATGATTTCGCGCAAATAGGGGGTGCGTTTTGTTCTCCACAATCCAGGTTCAGCACTGGCTACCGTGCTAAGGTATCTATTCTTGTCTGCCCATTGGGAAACCGTATATGGTGGGTCCGGTTGTCTTGCATCATTGGCATGGGCGAAAAATTCTGTAACAGCATTCTCATCCATTATTCATTCTTTGCTCGCCCCAAAACGCTCTCATTCTGGAGGTTGAGGATCATGATAAGGAACTGGAATATGAACAGCTTCAAGCAAAGCCTTTCGTATGTAATAATCAATGGCACCGATTAGGCTTGCAGCATCACATCCAACTTGTGCGGCAATGCTTGCACCAAATCGATGAGGAAAATTCAACATGGCGTCACGGTGTGCTCTTCCAAACTCACGGGCAGCTCTCTTGACTTCTTCACGATCAACAGTTGTTTCGCGTAAGCGTTCAAGGGCAATCTTTTCGCTTTCAAGAGCAACTTGCATTCGCTCCAGTTTAATCTTGTATTCATTGGCCGCCTCTGTAGAGGTTTGTTTGATCTTTGTCCGCGGTTGACCATCCGGTGCTAAAAATGGAGCAGGGCGTTTTGTTGGATTCTCATTCCAGATAGCTGTTGCAAGCGCTTCATTGACGGAACCATCTTCAAAAAGAGCCTTATCAAATTTACCTGTCTTAAATCGAGAAACCACCGCATTAGGAGAAACACGCATCTTTTTGGCAAATGCACGGAGCGATAAACCCTTACGCGTTTTCTTATTCATAGTGGCTCCATTTTGAATGGTTTATACGAATTATTGTACACTTTAATTATTGACAAGGTTTTATTTTTCGTGTACATAAAATATATGAAGATAGTGTGGGATGAACCAAAAAGAGCTTTGAACATTATTAAACATAAGCTTGATTTTGCTGATGTTATTTACTTTGATTGGGAGCATGCCCTTATTGATGCGACCCATTCAAACCGCATGAAGGCTATTGGACATTTTGCGGATGGCACAACAGTTATTGTTTTTGCAAAGCTTGGCAATGAAGCGATATCCATTATCAGTTTTCGTCGAGCTAATAAAAAAGAAAGAGAGATTTTCAATGACTATCAAAAAAAACTTTGAAGCAGGATGTGATTACGCAAAAGAAGATTGGGATGCTGTGGATTCTCCACCATTGACAGATGAAGAACTTGCACGCTTAAAGCCAGCTAAAGACGTTTTACCAGCCTCCTTTTTTAAGTATGTAACAGAAGAGCGCCGTAAACGTGGGCGTCCCCCCGTTGAATCTCCTAAACAAGCGGTTACTCTCCGCCTCGACCCAAACGTTATTGCCTCTTTTAAAAAACAAGGAAAAGATTGGCGCACACGTATGGGTGAAGTCTTAAAAAAAGCAAGCGGTTGTTAAGTCAAACGATCTCTCCACTTTAAAAATAATGCTTTACAGTTGAAATTAAACTCCAATTGTATTACATTGAAATACAGTTGAGTTGAGAGAGGAGAAATCATTATGGCTACCAGTCGCATGGTTCAAGCACGTGTACCGGAAGAAATTCAAAATGTTGCTAATCAAGTTATTCAAGCCTCTGGTTTGTCAGTAAGTGATGTCGTGAGAGTGTTGATGACACGTATTGCGCAAGATAAAGCTATTCCTTCTTTTTTGTTTCAACCCAATGCAGAAACCATAGCGGCTTTTGCTGAACTTGATGAAGGCAACTTAAAAAAGTTTCATTCCGTAGACGAATTATTTGATGATCTCTATGCGGACGATTGAACGTACGACTATCTTCAAACGTGATTTCAAGCGTGAGATGAAAGGACGATATCGGCATCTTTTAGATACTGATT from Bartonella kosoyi encodes the following:
- a CDS encoding BrnA antitoxin family protein, which gives rise to MTIKKNFEAGCDYAKEDWDAVDSPPLTDEELARLKPAKDVLPASFFKYVTEERRKRGRPPVESPKQAVTLRLDPNVIASFKKQGKDWRTRMGEVLKKASGC
- a CDS encoding BrnT family toxin; its protein translation is MKIVWDEPKRALNIIKHKLDFADVIYFDWEHALIDATHSNRMKAIGHFADGTTVIVFAKLGNEAISIISFRRANKKEREIFNDYQKKL
- a CDS encoding type II toxin-antitoxin system RelB/DinJ family antitoxin; this translates as MATSRMVQARVPEEIQNVANQVIQASGLSVSDVVRVLMTRIAQDKAIPSFLFQPNAETIAAFAELDEGNLKKFHSVDELFDDLYADD